The following proteins come from a genomic window of Nostoc sp. TCL26-01:
- a CDS encoding type II toxin-antitoxin system RelE/ParE family toxin — protein sequence MKIVWTRLALADLDAAYDYIAASDPNAATDTIDRIEKALDALLKYPQIGKVGRILGTRELTITRTPFIIPYRLEADQITILAIIHGARRWPGNF from the coding sequence ATGAAAATTGTTTGGACTCGACTAGCTTTAGCAGATTTAGATGCAGCATACGACTACATAGCTGCAAGCGATCCTAATGCTGCTACAGATACTATAGACCGCATTGAAAAAGCTCTAGATGCGTTGCTAAAATATCCTCAAATTGGCAAAGTTGGTCGAATTCTTGGTACTAGAGAATTAACAATTACTCGTACACCGTTTATTATTCCTTATCGATTAGAAGCTGATCAAATTACAATTTTGGCTATTATTCACGGTGCTAGACGCTGGCCCGGTAATTTTTAA
- a CDS encoding CopG family ribbon-helix-helix protein, whose translation MSKETITFRLDSEKRKSLDEIALLLERDRSFVLNEAINAYLEMHSWQLDHIQEGIRQADAGEFASPEEVAAIFAKWRK comes from the coding sequence ATGAGCAAAGAAACTATAACCTTTCGTTTGGACTCAGAAAAACGCAAGTCGCTGGATGAAATTGCTTTACTATTAGAGCGCGATCGCTCTTTTGTATTAAACGAAGCAATTAATGCTTATCTAGAAATGCACTCATGGCAACTAGATCATATTCAAGAAGGTATACGTCAGGCAGATGCAGGCGAGTTCGCTAGTCCAGAAGAAGTGGCTGCTATATTTGCAAAATGGCGTAAATGA
- a CDS encoding phosphate/phosphite/phosphonate ABC transporter substrate-binding protein translates to MSRNKSLRVVSYLAPNWWEFYQAIATYLSRVLQIATQLEVGKSDPLADPLLLQDQIDLAFICGLPLIRYSQISPQQLQTLVAPVMQSSRYGNLPIYYADVIVNAHSDHKRFADLSGKTFCYNDLGSNSGYNLLCHYLSQARYPKNFFGKTLQSGSHQHSIRWVVEGFADCAAIDSLVLEQELKNFPELSQHLRVVEVLGPSPMPPLVVAQRLDISLIEQMRLALLQPDAQMQSVMQQFGVKRFATVELKDYQILHQIYSDRFTVR, encoded by the coding sequence ATGAGTAGAAATAAAAGCTTGCGTGTGGTATCTTATCTAGCTCCTAATTGGTGGGAATTCTATCAAGCGATCGCCACATATTTAAGTCGGGTTTTACAAATCGCTACTCAACTAGAAGTAGGTAAATCTGATCCTCTAGCAGATCCTCTATTATTGCAAGACCAAATAGACCTAGCTTTTATTTGTGGATTGCCATTAATTCGCTATAGTCAAATATCTCCCCAGCAGTTGCAGACATTGGTTGCCCCTGTGATGCAGTCATCACGATATGGTAACCTTCCTATTTACTATGCAGATGTCATTGTCAATGCTCATAGTGATCACAAAAGGTTTGCCGACTTGTCAGGAAAAACGTTTTGCTATAACGATCTTGGTTCTAATAGTGGTTACAATTTACTCTGCCATTACTTAAGTCAAGCAAGATATCCCAAAAATTTCTTTGGCAAAACCCTACAATCTGGTTCACATCAGCATTCTATTCGCTGGGTCGTTGAGGGATTCGCAGACTGTGCCGCAATTGATAGTCTGGTATTAGAACAAGAACTCAAGAACTTTCCCGAATTATCACAGCATTTGCGGGTGGTGGAAGTGCTGGGGCCTTCTCCGATGCCGCCTCTGGTGGTAGCACAGCGCCTAGACATATCTCTAATTGAGCAAATGCGATTGGCTTTACTGCAACCAGATGCACAGATGCAAAGCGTGATGCAGCAGTTTGGAGTCAAGCGTTTTGCAACTGTGGAATTAAAAGATTATCAGATATTACATCAAATTTATAGCGATCGCTTTACGGTTAGATGA
- a CDS encoding aliphatic sulfonate ABC transporter substrate-binding protein translates to MRQFIQNFQIRPVTRRHALFALGYSLVLSTTIFSCSNSQNSPQQQAASPTSNVASNTTNKLVRIVRSKQLTALAVLEQKRILEKRLEPLGYKIEWPEFAAGPQQLEALNTNALEIALTAESPPVFAQAAGTPLVYLAANSADGQSISLLVPANSTVKSVKDLKGKKIASQKASIGHYLIVRALEKAGLTLSDIQPVYLPPPDANVAFSQGKVDAWFIWEPFVTRNVQQKVGRVLIDGGDGLRDTNNFYSTTRKFYQENPEVIKIFLEELQKAQNWAKNNPKELAQLLAQATQLDPPTLEIMHSKYDFTLIPITEQIITKQQQVADKWYSLKLIPKQVNVRDGFLTPEQYAEITPKEVLANK, encoded by the coding sequence ATGCGTCAATTCATCCAAAATTTTCAAATCCGACCAGTTACTCGTCGTCATGCCCTATTTGCGCTTGGTTATAGCTTAGTATTGTCTACCACAATATTTAGTTGCAGTAATTCACAAAATAGCCCTCAGCAACAAGCAGCTTCACCCACGTCAAATGTAGCCAGTAATACTACTAATAAATTGGTGAGAATAGTTCGTTCCAAACAACTGACAGCCTTAGCTGTTTTGGAACAAAAACGTATTTTAGAAAAAAGATTAGAGCCTCTAGGCTACAAGATAGAATGGCCAGAATTTGCGGCTGGACCCCAGCAATTAGAAGCTTTAAATACCAACGCCCTTGAAATTGCTTTGACAGCTGAATCACCTCCTGTTTTTGCCCAAGCAGCCGGGACACCTCTGGTTTATTTAGCGGCTAATTCTGCTGATGGTCAATCAATTTCGCTGTTAGTTCCAGCTAACTCGACAGTGAAGAGTGTCAAAGATTTAAAAGGGAAGAAAATTGCTTCCCAAAAAGCATCTATTGGTCACTATCTCATAGTTAGAGCTTTAGAAAAAGCAGGTTTAACACTGAGCGATATCCAGCCAGTTTATTTACCACCTCCAGATGCAAATGTGGCCTTTAGTCAAGGCAAGGTTGATGCTTGGTTTATCTGGGAACCTTTTGTAACTAGAAATGTGCAGCAGAAAGTTGGCAGAGTTTTAATAGATGGTGGTGATGGTTTACGGGATACTAACAACTTTTACTCAACAACTCGTAAGTTTTATCAAGAAAATCCAGAAGTGATCAAGATTTTTTTAGAAGAATTACAAAAAGCTCAAAATTGGGCGAAAAATAACCCTAAAGAACTAGCACAATTACTTGCTCAAGCTACTCAACTTGATCCACCCACCTTAGAAATAATGCACAGTAAGTATGATTTCACACTCATACCAATTACTGAACAAATTATTACCAAACAACAGCAAGTAGCTGACAAATGGTATAGTTTAAAATTGATACCTAAACAAGTAAATGTTAGAGATGGTTTTCTCACTCCAGAACAATATGCAGAAATTACTCCCAAAGAAGTGTTAGCGAACAAATAG
- a CDS encoding acyl-CoA dehydrogenase family protein codes for MVQLLVKEESDYWIKIANSLSTQLKATAVERDSQAGLPDVEIQRLRETGLLSLVVPKEYGGAGATWIEALKVVQELSNADGSIGQLYGNHLNLTTLAQVSGTVDQKQRYYRETAEKNLFWANAINTRDTRLKITPDGEHFRVSGVKSFGTGVAIADLRVFSALQDGVELPFVFVIPKDRTGVASNQDWENIGQRRTDSDTFTFHDVLIKKDEILGYPHPPDGAFSTFLGIIAQLTKTYVYLGLAEGALTSAKQYTIEQTKPWITSGVDKATQDPYILYHYGNFWTQLQAAISLADKAAIQVQTAWEKEVNLTVAERGEVAISVFAAKAFATRIGLDITTSIFEVMGTRSTATKYGFDRYWRDLRTFTLHDPVDYKLRDIGNWVLTQELPLVTQYS; via the coding sequence ATGGTGCAATTATTAGTTAAAGAAGAATCTGACTACTGGATTAAAATTGCTAACTCTTTATCTACACAACTGAAAGCCACTGCCGTGGAAAGAGATAGCCAAGCCGGACTACCAGATGTCGAAATTCAACGATTGAGAGAAACAGGTTTATTATCTTTAGTTGTCCCAAAAGAGTATGGTGGTGCTGGTGCAACTTGGATAGAAGCCTTAAAAGTAGTGCAAGAACTCTCGAACGCAGATGGTTCTATTGGCCAGTTATATGGCAATCATCTCAATTTAACAACCTTGGCACAGGTTTCAGGAACAGTAGATCAGAAGCAGAGATATTATCGAGAGACAGCCGAAAAAAATCTATTTTGGGCAAATGCCATCAATACGAGAGATACCAGACTAAAAATTACTCCTGATGGCGAACATTTTCGAGTTAGTGGTGTGAAAAGTTTTGGTACAGGTGTCGCCATTGCCGACTTGCGGGTTTTTTCTGCCCTTCAAGATGGTGTAGAGTTACCCTTCGTGTTCGTCATTCCCAAAGATCGGACTGGTGTTGCATCTAACCAAGATTGGGAAAACATCGGCCAACGTCGCACAGATAGCGATACATTCACCTTCCACGATGTTTTGATAAAAAAAGATGAAATTTTGGGATATCCTCATCCTCCTGATGGTGCTTTTAGTACATTTTTGGGAATCATCGCTCAACTGACGAAAACTTATGTGTATTTAGGATTGGCTGAAGGTGCATTAACATCTGCCAAACAATACACAATTGAGCAGACAAAACCGTGGATTACTTCTGGTGTCGATAAAGCTACTCAAGACCCATATATTCTGTATCATTATGGAAATTTTTGGACACAACTACAAGCAGCAATTAGTTTAGCTGACAAGGCTGCTATTCAAGTTCAAACAGCATGGGAAAAAGAAGTTAACCTCACTGTCGCCGAAAGAGGAGAAGTAGCAATTTCTGTATTTGCTGCCAAGGCTTTTGCTACCCGCATAGGTTTAGATATCACCACAAGTATTTTTGAAGTCATGGGAACTCGTTCAACAGCCACTAAATATGGTTTTGACCGTTACTGGCGAGATTTAAGAACTTTCACTCTCCACGATCCCGTAGATTATAAATTGCGTGATATTGGCAACTGGGTACTAACTCAAGAATTACCCTTAGTCACGCAATATTCCTAA
- a CDS encoding four-helix bundle copper-binding protein — translation MMTTESMLTEMATGKQICVECQTTCINTLQYCKTQGGQYMDMTMMSMIRDCAEMCMMCVNMMNDGSEFMGNACSLCAQICERTAMACEQMTNDATMSLCAAICRQCAAVCHQMGLNSASYFRRSSLVTEDALLSS, via the coding sequence ATGATGACCACTGAATCCATGCTCACCGAAATGGCAACTGGCAAACAAATCTGCGTTGAATGCCAAACTACTTGCATTAACACTCTGCAATACTGCAAAACTCAAGGTGGTCAATACATGGACATGACCATGATGTCCATGATCCGGGATTGTGCAGAAATGTGCATGATGTGCGTCAACATGATGAATGATGGTTCTGAGTTTATGGGTAACGCTTGTAGCTTATGCGCCCAAATTTGCGAGCGCACCGCGATGGCTTGTGAACAGATGACTAACGATGCCACAATGAGCTTGTGCGCAGCTATTTGCCGCCAGTGTGCCGCAGTTTGTCACCAAATGGGATTAAATTCTGCTTCCTATTTCCGCAGATCCAGTTTAGTTACAGAAGATGCCTTACTATCTAGCTAA
- a CDS encoding glutathione S-transferase family protein — MAEIKIYSAVVCPYAHRSRLVLQEKGIDFDLIEINLQNKPEGFTDISPYGKVPAILHGEHRVWESAVINEYLNEVFPHPPLLPSSPIAKAQARIWIDFANTRFVPAFSALLRSPDIQQQEAAKQELHKHLEFIENEGLGKLSAEGPYWFGEAISLVDFTFYPWFERWPALKHYRGLAIPEEFTRLRQWKKTLKQRESVLAIANSKEFYIERYARFATPVAV, encoded by the coding sequence ATGGCTGAAATCAAGATATATAGCGCCGTCGTTTGTCCTTATGCTCATCGTTCACGCTTGGTATTGCAAGAAAAAGGCATCGACTTTGATTTGATTGAGATTAATTTGCAAAACAAGCCAGAAGGATTTACGGATATTTCGCCCTATGGAAAAGTGCCAGCAATTTTACATGGTGAGCATAGAGTCTGGGAATCGGCTGTAATTAACGAATATCTCAACGAAGTATTTCCGCACCCACCGCTTTTACCTAGCAGTCCCATTGCTAAAGCCCAAGCTCGTATCTGGATTGATTTTGCCAATACTAGATTTGTACCAGCTTTTTCTGCTCTGTTACGTAGTCCCGATATCCAACAGCAAGAAGCAGCTAAACAAGAACTACATAAGCATCTAGAATTTATCGAGAATGAGGGTTTAGGGAAGTTATCAGCAGAAGGCCCCTACTGGTTTGGTGAAGCTATTAGTCTGGTAGATTTCACCTTTTACCCCTGGTTTGAGCGTTGGCCTGCACTCAAGCACTACCGAGGCTTGGCGATACCAGAGGAATTTACTCGTCTACGTCAGTGGAAAAAGACGTTGAAACAACGTGAATCTGTATTGGCGATCGCTAACAGCAAAGAGTTCTACATAGAGCGATATGCTAGATTTGCCACTCCTGTTGCTGTCTAG
- a CDS encoding aryl-sulfate sulfotransferase — protein MAIATASVIDQNTIRRRGTGLRAYNPDKVFKGLTLFTPLTGNGEVYLLNLEGEVVHQWNLPYPPGLYGYLLPNGNLFYNGKTPEIPPRFPLWGAFKGGVVLEADSQGNIIWEYKHPDHHHDGRRLRNGNTILLALEKIPQSLIPRIKGGVPGTEADGDIYADVLYEVTPEGEIIWTWHAYEHLDPDIFTITPQDQRHEWTHGNTVGELADGNIIVSFRNISTVAIIHRQTGEIIWTLGDDVLAQQHFPHELTNGNILIFDNGAHRRHTALNYSRVIEVNRQTQEIVWEYTDNPPHNFFSSYISGAQRLANGNTLITEGAFGRIFEVTVSKEIVWEYINPHFAARNIPGENSAVARGEQNSVFRAFRYAPEEVSWL, from the coding sequence ATGGCGATCGCCACAGCATCAGTAATTGACCAAAATACTATTCGTCGTCGTGGTACAGGTTTAAGAGCTTACAATCCTGACAAAGTATTTAAAGGATTGACACTGTTTACACCACTCACAGGTAACGGAGAAGTCTATCTGCTCAACTTGGAAGGAGAAGTTGTCCATCAGTGGAATTTACCCTATCCACCAGGACTATATGGTTATCTCTTACCCAACGGCAACCTATTTTATAATGGTAAAACTCCAGAAATTCCACCACGTTTTCCTTTGTGGGGTGCGTTTAAAGGTGGTGTTGTTTTAGAAGCAGATTCCCAGGGAAATATTATTTGGGAGTACAAACATCCAGATCATCATCATGATGGACGCAGACTTCGCAACGGTAACACGATATTATTAGCTCTGGAAAAGATACCTCAGTCTTTGATTCCCCGCATCAAAGGTGGTGTACCAGGAACAGAAGCAGACGGCGATATCTATGCTGATGTGCTTTATGAAGTGACTCCTGAAGGTGAGATTATCTGGACTTGGCACGCTTACGAACATCTAGACCCAGATATTTTTACTATCACTCCCCAGGATCAAAGACACGAATGGACTCATGGTAATACTGTCGGTGAACTAGCCGATGGCAATATCATAGTTAGCTTTCGGAATATTTCTACCGTGGCTATCATCCATCGCCAAACAGGAGAGATTATCTGGACACTGGGAGATGATGTATTAGCACAGCAGCATTTTCCTCACGAATTAACTAACGGTAATATCTTGATTTTTGACAATGGCGCACATCGTCGTCACACCGCGCTCAATTACTCTCGTGTGATAGAAGTCAACCGTCAAACTCAAGAGATAGTTTGGGAGTACACTGACAACCCACCACATAATTTCTTCAGTTCGTACATATCCGGCGCACAACGTTTAGCCAATGGGAATACTTTAATTACAGAAGGTGCTTTCGGTCGGATATTTGAAGTGACAGTTAGCAAAGAAATTGTTTGGGAATATATCAATCCTCACTTTGCCGCGCGGAATATTCCTGGTGAGAACTCAGCCGTGGCTCGTGGTGAGCAAAATTCAGTTTTCCGAGCTTTTCGTTATGCACCTGAAGAAGTTTCTTGGCTCTAA
- a CDS encoding NADP(H)-dependent aldo-keto reductase, whose product MQYNQLGNSDLQVSEICLGTMTYGQQNTIEEAHQQLDYAIDQGINFIDAAEMYPVPTSAETYGLTETYIGEWLKHQKRDQLIIATKIAGPGRGFKWVRGGAKAIDRDNIKQAIDDSLQRLQTDYIDLYQIHWPDRYVPRFGQTVFDPYQVQETVPITEQLEVFNDVIKAGKIRYLGLSNETPWGVAQFSHIAKQLGLPKVVSIQNAYNLLNRVFDGALAEVVYYEHIPLLAYSPLGFGYLTGKYLNGKPEKARVTLFENFGQRYLKPNVQEAVTAYVDIAKRHHISPAQLAIAFVRSRWFVASTIIGATTLEQLKENIDSINVVLDKELLAELDAVHTRYPNPAP is encoded by the coding sequence ATGCAGTATAACCAACTAGGTAATAGTGACTTACAAGTGTCAGAGATTTGCCTTGGCACAATGACTTACGGGCAGCAAAATACTATAGAAGAAGCCCATCAACAGCTAGACTATGCAATTGACCAAGGAATTAATTTCATCGATGCGGCTGAGATGTATCCTGTGCCGACTAGTGCAGAAACCTATGGCTTAACTGAAACTTACATTGGGGAATGGTTAAAACATCAAAAAAGAGATCAACTGATAATTGCTACTAAAATTGCCGGGCCTGGACGGGGCTTTAAATGGGTGCGTGGTGGGGCAAAAGCCATTGATCGAGACAATATTAAACAAGCTATAGATGATAGCCTCCAACGGTTACAGACTGATTATATTGACTTATATCAAATCCATTGGCCGGATCGCTATGTCCCACGATTTGGGCAGACAGTTTTTGACCCTTATCAGGTACAAGAAACAGTTCCCATCACAGAACAATTGGAAGTATTTAATGACGTGATTAAAGCTGGTAAAATTCGTTATCTTGGCTTAAGTAATGAAACCCCTTGGGGTGTAGCACAATTTAGCCACATAGCCAAACAATTAGGATTACCCAAAGTTGTCTCGATTCAAAATGCCTACAATTTACTCAATCGAGTTTTTGATGGCGCACTAGCAGAAGTTGTTTACTACGAACACATTCCTTTACTGGCTTATAGTCCTTTGGGATTTGGTTATTTAACTGGTAAATACCTCAACGGCAAACCAGAGAAAGCTAGAGTAACCTTGTTTGAAAACTTTGGTCAGCGATATTTAAAACCAAATGTGCAAGAAGCAGTAACAGCTTATGTGGATATTGCTAAACGCCATCATATCAGTCCAGCACAATTAGCGATCGCCTTCGTGCGGAGTCGTTGGTTTGTCGCCAGTACAATCATTGGTGCTACTACCTTAGAACAACTCAAAGAGAATATAGACAGTATCAATGTAGTTCTTGATAAAGAGCTGCTTGCAGAATTAGATGCAGTACATACTCGATATCCCAATCCTGCACCATAA
- a CDS encoding aromatic ring-hydroxylating dioxygenase subunit alpha yields the protein MDVNSQNIKSIRQPKIFNHPERFIEGWYWVIPSQSLSIGEVKPVTILGKNLVIYRGKNRRVVIGDAYCPHMGAHLAKGEVVGNELRCGFHHWQFNSEGICVDIPCLAAPLPLKLKTWPTVERYGGIWVWTGETPKQTLPFVPELELQELVSGLGSSFVVDCHPSILMTNAIDTQHFQAIHKLPLEMSFDKQELHQNAIIFHKNKCHNKSLLFIRFFRPLYKNPVYSICYWYGSTFTVTVGTDSLRLHLMMTLRLVAGNKVAVQPIFLTKKRRGFTGWLFNRFVLWLTYILLHYFLKDDVQILETMQFDLRTPIKADQPIMQLIHHVERQKPLAWKTWLLARSPDTPIPENQTKWRDEMTND from the coding sequence ATGGATGTTAACTCCCAGAATATCAAATCTATTCGTCAGCCTAAAATTTTTAATCATCCTGAACGTTTTATTGAAGGATGGTATTGGGTGATTCCATCTCAAAGCCTCAGCATAGGTGAAGTAAAACCTGTGACTATTTTAGGTAAAAATTTAGTGATTTATCGTGGAAAAAATCGACGAGTTGTCATTGGTGATGCTTATTGTCCACACATGGGCGCACATCTAGCTAAAGGTGAAGTAGTGGGTAATGAATTACGCTGTGGTTTCCACCATTGGCAATTTAATAGTGAGGGAATATGTGTAGATATCCCCTGTTTAGCCGCACCTCTACCTCTGAAATTAAAAACTTGGCCGACGGTGGAAAGATATGGGGGAATTTGGGTTTGGACTGGAGAAACTCCCAAACAAACTTTACCTTTCGTTCCAGAATTGGAGTTGCAGGAACTTGTCAGTGGTTTAGGTTCCTCTTTTGTTGTTGATTGTCATCCTAGTATATTAATGACTAATGCTATTGATACTCAGCATTTTCAGGCAATTCACAAGTTGCCATTAGAGATGAGCTTTGACAAACAAGAATTACATCAGAATGCAATTATTTTTCATAAAAATAAGTGTCATAACAAATCTCTGTTATTTATCAGATTTTTTCGTCCTTTGTACAAAAATCCAGTTTACAGTATTTGCTACTGGTATGGTAGTACATTTACAGTCACAGTAGGGACTGATTCACTGCGATTACATTTGATGATGACTCTACGTTTAGTTGCAGGTAATAAAGTAGCTGTTCAACCTATATTTCTGACGAAGAAACGCCGAGGTTTTACTGGTTGGTTATTTAATCGATTTGTATTGTGGCTGACTTATATTTTGCTACATTACTTTCTCAAAGATGATGTGCAAATTTTAGAGACGATGCAATTTGATTTAAGAACACCAATTAAAGCAGATCAGCCAATTATGCAGTTAATTCACCACGTTGAACGACAAAAACCTTTGGCGTGGAAGACTTGGTTATTAGCGCGATCGCCTGATACTCCTATCCCAGAGAATCAAACTAAATGGCGAGATGAAATGACTAATGACTAG
- a CDS encoding WD40 repeat domain-containing protein, with product MEQGLKLLIQLVIEFAPVFVTIINNRRGESIGTTQYQLPSIIQEFIQTVNTVNQNYHSHDNIEKEKLLQQQSALKQRETQLQIANQQRETALKLPEVNKILDSWPLRLYPSQILDAHYSYGCKPLKVFLAPPKIKFDKFGKKTAGDAEIELMLAEGLREFINQNYSLHNHTRPVEFLAGAWDSKRFHSESSIKALFGILKTEPILILESEHDGDYLNFRIAYWGLGQGNYYYKTIARLPYQEIVQNSARNRALEWKKIRDELLEIGTDIEEINQFGQDNVFNLALLEKSEKWQAQGIDISKLSLQYRVNHQDIEKLSQVLITCHSLVTAWVADVYHLVHHDAAPLLPELLPILLQDTIDLQSVQAIATGYKQVYQALEKERLYWIPELALQLAESLSHLPDSSSAQEQIDYSVSTWVELRQVSVEGFSHPLEAMLSAVKIEDEEYIQKLKSYFTAIGDRTSLQSVEKLLEAIAHLKYKRSLEYPNLSKTITGHTNTVTSIAISPDGTVLVSGCADQTVNVWNLQTSQIIRTFTGNLGEVSSVAISPDGNFLAVGSSQHPRSNVKVWNLKTGKLLHTLLGHQKPVNVVEISPDGQILASGSNKIKIWNLQKGDRICTLWHSSAVQAIAISPDGTILASGSSDNKIRLWNPRTGDPVRTLNSHDGEVKAIAMSPDGQLLFSGSADKTIKIWHLITGQILHTLTGHSDDIKSLVTSPNGQLLFSGSADTTIKIWRITTGKLLHTLTGHSGAINSLALSADAHFLASASTDTTIKIWELDKIQ from the coding sequence ATGGAACAAGGGTTAAAGCTATTAATTCAATTAGTAATCGAGTTTGCTCCTGTATTTGTAACTATCATCAACAATAGACGTGGAGAAAGTATAGGAACAACTCAATATCAACTGCCAAGTATAATTCAAGAATTTATCCAAACTGTAAATACTGTCAATCAAAATTATCATTCCCACGACAATATTGAAAAAGAAAAACTTTTGCAACAGCAATCAGCCCTCAAGCAGCGAGAGACGCAACTCCAGATAGCAAATCAACAGAGAGAGACAGCGCTAAAGTTACCAGAAGTTAATAAAATTCTTGATAGCTGGCCCTTGAGATTATATCCGTCACAAATTCTAGATGCTCATTATAGTTATGGATGTAAACCATTAAAGGTTTTTCTCGCACCACCAAAAATTAAGTTTGACAAATTTGGTAAAAAAACAGCAGGTGATGCAGAAATTGAGCTAATGCTAGCTGAAGGTTTACGAGAGTTTATCAATCAAAATTACTCGCTGCATAATCACACCAGACCAGTAGAATTTTTAGCAGGAGCTTGGGATAGTAAAAGATTTCATAGTGAATCCAGTATCAAAGCTTTGTTTGGCATATTAAAAACAGAGCCAATTTTAATTTTAGAATCAGAACATGATGGAGATTATTTAAATTTCCGCATTGCCTATTGGGGTTTGGGGCAAGGAAACTATTACTATAAAACTATTGCTCGTTTACCTTATCAAGAAATTGTCCAAAATTCGGCAAGAAATCGGGCTTTAGAGTGGAAAAAAATTAGAGATGAATTACTGGAAATAGGTACAGACATCGAAGAAATTAATCAGTTTGGTCAAGATAATGTGTTTAACTTAGCCCTTTTGGAGAAATCCGAAAAATGGCAAGCACAAGGTATTGATATTAGTAAGTTGTCTTTACAATATCGAGTCAATCATCAGGATATTGAAAAACTTAGCCAAGTATTAATCACTTGTCATTCTCTCGTAACTGCTTGGGTAGCCGATGTTTATCATCTAGTGCATCATGATGCAGCGCCTCTGTTGCCAGAGTTATTACCAATTTTGCTGCAAGATACCATTGATTTGCAATCAGTGCAAGCGATCGCCACAGGCTACAAACAAGTCTACCAAGCCTTAGAAAAAGAACGGCTGTACTGGATACCAGAACTGGCTTTGCAACTAGCCGAGAGTCTATCTCATCTCCCAGATTCATCATCTGCCCAAGAACAGATCGATTACTCCGTTAGCACATGGGTGGAACTGCGTCAAGTCTCAGTGGAAGGATTTTCCCACCCTCTAGAAGCGATGCTCTCGGCAGTGAAAATTGAAGATGAAGAATATATCCAAAAACTCAAGTCATATTTTACCGCCATTGGCGATCGCACCAGTCTGCAATCTGTGGAAAAATTATTAGAGGCGATCGCTCATCTCAAATACAAACGGAGTCTAGAATACCCCAACCTCAGCAAAACCATCACCGGGCATACAAACACAGTTACATCCATAGCAATTAGTCCCGATGGGACAGTTTTAGTCAGTGGTTGTGCTGATCAAACAGTCAATGTTTGGAACTTGCAAACAAGCCAAATCATCCGTACCTTCACAGGTAATTTAGGCGAAGTTTCCTCCGTCGCCATCAGCCCCGATGGCAATTTTCTCGCCGTGGGTAGTAGTCAGCACCCTAGAAGTAACGTTAAAGTCTGGAACTTAAAAACAGGTAAACTACTTCACACCCTCTTAGGACATCAAAAACCCGTCAACGTCGTAGAGATCAGCCCAGACGGACAAATTTTAGCCAGTGGCAGTAATAAAATTAAAATCTGGAACCTGCAAAAAGGCGATCGCATTTGCACCCTTTGGCACTCATCCGCAGTTCAGGCGATCGCCATTAGCCCCGATGGGACAATTCTGGCCAGTGGTAGTTCCGACAACAAAATTCGCCTGTGGAACCCCCGCACCGGCGATCCTGTACGCACCCTCAATAGTCATGATGGTGAAGTCAAAGCGATCGCCATGAGTCCTGATGGACAACTCTTATTTAGCGGTAGTGCAGATAAAACTATCAAAATTTGGCATCTGATCACAGGTCAAATTCTCCATACCCTAACCGGACACTCAGACGATATTAAATCCCTAGTTACCAGTCCTAATGGACAACTTTTGTTTAGCGGTAGCGCTGACACCACCATCAAAATTTGGCGCATTACCACAGGTAAGTTACTCCACACCCTCACCGGACACTCAGGTGCAATCAATTCCCTGGCGCTGAGTGCAGATGCTCATTTCCTCGCCAGTGCTAGTACCGATACCACCATCAAAATTTGGGAGCTAGACAAAATACAATAA
- a CDS encoding type II toxin-antitoxin system RelE/ParE family toxin: MIYQIEITTRAAKELKKLSGDIKLKIEEKIQELSNNPRFNGVVKLEGEEDTYRIGVGKYRILYEIKDDLLIVKIIKVSHRRDVYRRK, encoded by the coding sequence ATGATTTATCAAATAGAAATTACAACTAGGGCAGCTAAAGAATTAAAAAAGCTATCTGGAGATATTAAACTTAAAATTGAAGAAAAAATTCAAGAGTTATCAAACAATCCTCGCTTCAATGGCGTGGTTAAGTTAGAGGGTGAAGAAGATACCTATCGTATTGGTGTAGGTAAGTATCGTATCTTATACGAGATTAAAGATGATTTATTAATAGTTAAAATCATTAAAGTTAGTCATCGTAGAGATGTTTATCGCCGCAAATAA